One window of the Planktothrix sp. FACHB-1365 genome contains the following:
- a CDS encoding DUF3181 family protein, whose protein sequence is MMSVLDTRNIEKLAAEIGENIYIDVAKWHLYLAEAHLHTQLAEQLYPLLEKGDFTESEVQQVLQKIYVNLGGGKQTTSLVNLIPNSGIQELVRILKDFQEEL, encoded by the coding sequence ATGATGTCTGTTTTAGATACAAGAAACATTGAAAAATTAGCGGCTGAAATTGGAGAAAATATCTATATTGATGTCGCTAAATGGCATCTGTATTTAGCTGAAGCGCATTTACATACTCAATTAGCTGAACAACTGTATCCCCTTTTAGAAAAGGGTGACTTTACCGAAAGCGAAGTTCAACAAGTGTTGCAAAAAATTTATGTTAATTTAGGCGGAGGAAAACAAACCACCTCCCTTGTCAATTTAATTCCTAATTCAGGAATTCAAGAATTGGTGAGAATTTTAAAAGACTTCCAAGAAGAACTGTAA
- a CDS encoding glutathione binding-like protein produces the protein MIELYYWPTPNGHKIPIFLEETGLDYQIIPINLGAGDQFKPEFLKIAPNNRMPAIIDFNPIDGGEPLSVFESGAILIYLAEKTGQFLPQNWRDRKTVLEWLFWQVGGLGPMAGQNHHFSQYAPEKLPYAIDRYVKETNRLYGVLNRQLEGRDYIAGDYSIADMACYPWIVPYEQQQQNLDDFPHLKAWFNRIQSRPAVMRAYEKGKSYSSGATMTDEAKKILFGQSAKTLQNRE, from the coding sequence ATGATTGAACTTTACTACTGGCCTACTCCTAACGGTCACAAAATCCCGATATTTTTGGAAGAAACCGGATTAGACTATCAAATTATTCCGATTAATCTTGGGGCTGGTGATCAATTCAAACCAGAATTTCTTAAAATTGCTCCTAATAACCGAATGCCCGCTATTATTGATTTTAATCCGATTGATGGTGGGGAACCTTTATCTGTCTTTGAATCTGGCGCAATTTTAATTTATTTAGCCGAAAAAACCGGACAATTTCTCCCTCAAAATTGGCGCGATCGCAAAACCGTTTTAGAATGGCTGTTTTGGCAAGTGGGAGGACTAGGGCCAATGGCAGGACAAAACCATCATTTTTCCCAATATGCACCGGAAAAACTGCCTTATGCCATTGATCGTTATGTAAAGGAAACTAATCGTTTATATGGGGTTTTAAATCGTCAATTAGAAGGGCGAGATTATATTGCAGGGGACTATTCAATTGCAGATATGGCTTGTTATCCTTGGATTGTCCCTTATGAACAACAACAGCAAAATTTAGATGATTTTCCCCATTTAAAAGCTTGGTTTAATCGTATTCAATCTCGTCCGGCGGTGATGCGAGCTTACGAGAAAGGAAAATCCTATTCTTCAGGTGCAACAATGACCGATGAAGCCAAAAAAATTCTCTTTGGTCAAAGTGCAAAAACGCTTCAAAATAGGGAATAG
- a CDS encoding 2TM domain-containing protein produces MPPRWPRKPDRKDPDYRRLDDRMNFAIHVAIFAAINSGLWFFHNLQSADWSWLIGFTGVWLLAIAIHGFYIFAIADYSPVSSNR; encoded by the coding sequence ATGCCTCCTCGTTGGCCCCGTAAACCCGACCGCAAAGATCCTGATTATCGTCGTTTAGATGATCGGATGAATTTTGCCATCCATGTTGCTATTTTTGCAGCGATTAATTCGGGTTTATGGTTTTTTCATAATTTACAATCGGCTGATTGGTCTTGGTTAATTGGATTTACGGGCGTTTGGTTATTGGCGATCGCTATTCATGGTTTTTATATTTTTGCGATCGCCGACTATTCTCCTGTCAGTTCAAATCGATAA
- the moaC gene encoding cyclic pyranopterin monophosphate synthase MoaC: MASNFLENSSDRLTHLDETGEARMVDVSGKVATRRQAIAGGQVRMLPTTFAAIEAGNAPKGDVLGTAKLAGIMAAKQTAQLIPLCHPLPLSKIEVQIWPDPELPGYQIQAEVITKAETGVEMEALTAVSVAALTLYDMAKALEKSIVIESIRLLSKTGGKSGDYHH, from the coding sequence ATGGCAAGCAATTTTTTGGAAAATTCTTCTGATCGCCTCACCCACCTCGATGAGACGGGGGAAGCCCGCATGGTGGATGTGTCGGGGAAGGTCGCAACCCGTCGTCAAGCCATCGCCGGGGGACAAGTGCGAATGTTACCTACAACTTTTGCCGCCATTGAAGCGGGAAACGCCCCCAAAGGAGACGTTTTAGGGACAGCGAAACTCGCGGGAATCATGGCGGCCAAACAAACGGCCCAGTTAATTCCTTTGTGTCATCCCTTACCGTTAAGTAAAATTGAGGTTCAAATTTGGCCCGACCCCGAATTACCGGGGTATCAAATTCAAGCGGAAGTGATCACCAAGGCTGAAACTGGAGTGGAAATGGAAGCGTTAACAGCCGTTTCTGTGGCGGCGTTGACCTTATATGACATGGCGAAAGCCTTAGAAAAGTCGATTGTGATTGAGTCTATTCGCCTGTTGAGTAAAACGGGGGGAAAATCAGGAGATTACCACCACTAG